The Corvus hawaiiensis isolate bCorHaw1 chromosome 2, bCorHaw1.pri.cur, whole genome shotgun sequence genome includes a window with the following:
- the ICOSLG gene encoding ICOS ligand, which produces MKPRGYGFLLLLLHILKAVIALEKKNIISKLGDNATLSCIYNERDLQLKNLRVYWQLADDDQGKCSVVHALISGQDNNSNQCIHFKDRTQLFWDRLENGDFSLLLLNVSQRDEHTYKCVVQEKTEYTQVIHQAEVVLSLAASYSQPILSGPIRNSSSTGEEVTFSCKSGNGYPKPKVYWINKVNNSHLKPSKLQITPHSDGTFSVFSTLRVKAASNMQIECSIENEMLQENLSANYTQQKRSNGSGTDSDENLEKEGRGAQAAGIIAIVILIGLLTVLICWLWRRRSSNLVSYTDVQPNEDQGGLS; this is translated from the exons ATGAAGCCGCGAGG GTATGGATTTCTGTTACTGCTCCTTCATATCCTGAAAGCTG TTATTGCACTAGAGAAGAAGAACATCATCAGTAAACTTGGAGACAATGCCACACTAAGTTGCATTTATAACGAAAGAGACTTGCAATTAAAAAATCTACGAGTATATTGGCAATTAGCTGATGATGATCAAGGAAAGTGTTCAGTTGTACATGCACTGATCTCTGGCCAAGACAATAACAGTAATCAGTGCATTCACTTTAAAGACAGGACTCAATTATTCTGGGATAGGTTGGAAAATGGTGATTTTTCTCTGCTATTACTAAATGTCAGCCAGAGAGATGAACATACATACAAATGTGTGGTACAGGAGAAAACTGAATATACCCAAGTGATTCACCAGGCAGAAGTGGTTCTCAGTTTAGCAG CGAGTTACAGCCAACCAATACTCAGTGGACCAATAAGAAACAGTAGCAGCACTGGAGAGGAAGTGACCTTCAGCTGCAAGTCTGGCAACGGATACCCAAAGCCCAAAGTTTACTGGATCAATAAAGTGAACAACAGTCACCTGAAGCCATCAAAACTACAGATCACGCCCCACAGCGATGGCACTTTCAGCGTTTTTAGCACACTGAGGGTGAAAGCCGCTTCCAACATGCAAATAGAGTGCTCCATAGAAAATGAGATGCTGCAGGAAAATCTATCAGCCAACT ACACGCAGCAGAAGAGAAGCAATGGTTCTGGCACAGACAGTGACGAAAACCTAGAAAAAGAAGGACGAGGTGCTCAAGCAGCTGGCATCATTGCCATTGTCATTCTGATAGGTCTTCTAACTGTTTTAATCTGCTGGCTGTGGAGAAGGAGGTCCTCTAATCTAGTGTCGTACACAG ATGTCCAACCAAATGAAGACCAAGGAGGACTCAGCT ag